Proteins encoded together in one Thermococcus barophilus MP window:
- the eif1A gene encoding translation initiation factor eIF-1A, which yields MARPRRDNRKVEGDEVIRVPLPEGNQLFGVVEQALGAGWMDVRCEDGKIRRCRIPGRLKRRMWIKVGDLVIVQPWPVQTDKRGDIVYRYTRTQVDWLIRKGKISQEFLTGGLTL from the coding sequence ATGGCAAGACCCAGAAGAGATAATAGAAAAGTTGAAGGGGATGAAGTTATTAGGGTTCCTCTTCCGGAAGGAAACCAGCTCTTCGGAGTTGTTGAGCAGGCTTTAGGGGCTGGATGGATGGATGTTAGATGCGAAGACGGAAAAATCAGGAGATGCAGAATTCCTGGAAGGCTTAAGAGGAGGATGTGGATTAAGGTCGGGGACCTGGTAATAGTTCAGCCTTGGCCTGTGCAAACGGACAAGAGAGGCGACATTGTATATAGATATACAAGAACCCAAGTTGATTGGCTTATAAGAAAAGGAAAGATAAGTCAGGAGTTTTTAACCGGTGGATTAACGTTGTGA
- the ftsY gene encoding signal recognition particle-docking protein FtsY — MFGKLKEKLSSFVDKVAQTEIKEKDVEEALWDLELELLEADVALEVVEELKEKIKQQLVGQKVKIGTDKKKIVEDAVRKAVLEVLTPERKINLLEMIKAKKEKPFVIVFVGFNGSGKTTTIAKLAHWLKKHGLSSVIAASDTFRAGAIEQVEEHARRVGVKVIKHRYGADPAAVAYDAIQHAKARGVDVVLVDTAGRNELNRNLMDEMKKIVRVTKPDLVIFVGDALAGNAIIEQARQFNEAVKIDGVILTKLDADARGGAALSISHAIGAPILFVGIGQGYDDLKEFDEKWMIEKIFGE; from the coding sequence ATGTTTGGAAAGCTTAAAGAGAAGTTAAGCTCATTTGTTGATAAGGTTGCTCAAACTGAAATAAAGGAAAAAGATGTTGAAGAGGCTTTGTGGGATCTGGAGCTGGAGCTTTTAGAGGCGGATGTTGCATTGGAGGTCGTCGAAGAGCTGAAGGAGAAAATCAAGCAGCAGCTGGTTGGTCAAAAGGTTAAAATTGGGACTGATAAGAAAAAGATCGTCGAAGACGCTGTAAGGAAAGCTGTTCTTGAAGTTCTTACACCCGAAAGAAAAATCAACCTTCTTGAGATGATAAAAGCAAAGAAGGAGAAGCCCTTTGTCATAGTGTTTGTTGGGTTTAATGGCTCCGGAAAGACAACAACTATAGCCAAGCTCGCTCATTGGCTCAAGAAACACGGCTTAAGTTCAGTAATAGCAGCAAGTGATACATTTAGAGCGGGAGCAATTGAGCAGGTGGAGGAGCACGCAAGGAGAGTTGGCGTTAAGGTAATCAAGCACCGCTATGGCGCTGATCCAGCTGCTGTGGCTTATGATGCAATCCAGCACGCAAAAGCGAGGGGCGTTGACGTAGTTTTAGTCGACACAGCCGGCAGAAACGAGCTGAACAGGAACCTTATGGATGAGATGAAAAAGATTGTTAGGGTTACAAAGCCTGACTTAGTAATTTTTGTTGGCGATGCCCTGGCAGGAAACGCCATAATTGAACAAGCGAGGCAGTTCAACGAGGCTGTGAAGATCGATGGGGTAATTCTTACAAAGCTTGATGCCGATGCAAGGGGAGGAGCTGCGTTAAGTATAAGCCATGCAATTGGAGCACCGATACTCTTTGTAGGCATTGGGCAGGGGTATGATGACCTAAAAGAGTTCGATGAAAAGTGGATGATCGAGAAGATCTTTGGGGAATGA
- a CDS encoding serine protein kinase RIO produces the protein MERFDREIAEILGLDERREKDSELFKVFSEVFDKTTVETLSYFHRRGKIEQLLGVISTGKEANVFMGTDSKGNKIAVKIYRTYTTEFRRIWEYLAADPRVGYLPKDIRKLVFVWTRREFKNLQRAMKYAVRAPEPIAFRNNILIMEFIGDEVPAPRLKDVEKVLEKRDFEELYEFSMSAIERLWKRGDMVHGDLSEYNILIWEKPVIIDWSQATVKRNRMSLTLLYRDLRNIINYFGRKGVAVDDLEEKFKELTGD, from the coding sequence ATGGAGAGATTTGATAGGGAGATTGCAGAGATACTTGGATTAGACGAGCGTAGGGAAAAGGACAGCGAATTGTTCAAAGTTTTCAGCGAGGTATTTGATAAAACAACCGTCGAAACTTTAAGCTACTTTCACAGAAGGGGCAAAATAGAGCAGCTCCTTGGAGTGATTTCAACGGGTAAAGAAGCAAATGTCTTTATGGGAACTGACAGCAAAGGCAACAAAATAGCAGTCAAAATCTACCGAACCTACACAACGGAATTCAGAAGAATCTGGGAGTATTTAGCAGCTGATCCAAGGGTTGGCTACCTTCCCAAGGACATAAGAAAGCTCGTCTTTGTCTGGACACGGAGGGAATTCAAAAATCTGCAGAGAGCAATGAAATATGCTGTTAGAGCCCCAGAGCCAATTGCTTTCCGCAACAACATCTTAATAATGGAGTTTATTGGAGATGAAGTTCCAGCTCCGCGTTTAAAAGATGTGGAGAAAGTATTAGAAAAGAGAGACTTCGAAGAGCTTTATGAGTTCTCGATGAGTGCAATAGAGAGGCTTTGGAAGAGAGGGGATATGGTTCACGGTGATTTAAGCGAGTACAACATCTTGATCTGGGAAAAGCCTGTGATAATTGACTGGTCTCAGGCAACTGTGAAGAGAAATAGGATGAGCTTAACCCTGCTGTATCGTGATTTAAGGAATATCATCAATTACTTCGGTAGAAAAGGTGTTGCTGTTGATGATCTCGAGGAGAAGTTCAAAGAGCTGACAGGTGATTGA
- the top6B gene encoding DNA topoisomerase VI subunit B gives MAKAKELFKEFKIQSVSEFFRRNAAMLGYTGKIRSLTTVVHEAVTNSLDACEEAGILPYVRVEIEELGREHYKIIVEDNGPGIPEKFITHVFGKMLAGTKAHRNIQSRGQQGIGISGAVMFAQITSGKATRVITSTGGDEIIEAWVKIDVEKNEGKIVKKIKHPNPTGWRGTRIELEVKNVKYVRSKQGVFWYLKLTAIANPHAHIELIEPDGKLIVFPRSSEEVPKPPVEMKPHPRGVMTDDVYRMAKRTRKNTVKRFLISEFSRISDRKIDELIKYIAAIRLINSEEDKRIKDELFERLAKGEVDLILRSYGRRAKKAIREVQKLMDKPPEKLTWHEAEEIVEAFKYIKFLAPPTHGLRPIGEENIVKGLTGILKPEFVTAVTRPPKVYRGGIPFQVEIGLAYGGELESSFNLLRYANRVPLLFDAGACVTTTAARSIDWKRYKVEDLDRAPLTLLINVISVHVPYTSTGKQSIANEDEIYEEIRLAIMEAARRLQTYLSGKHRKLYQVKRKKTLQKYVPEIARALSILTGEPEEKVKEYFISLIERKFEAVEEALEQPAEVEADAEA, from the coding sequence ATGGCAAAGGCTAAAGAACTCTTTAAAGAATTTAAAATCCAGAGTGTCAGCGAGTTCTTCAGAAGAAACGCCGCAATGTTAGGATACACTGGAAAAATTCGCTCCCTTACGACAGTGGTGCATGAGGCTGTTACAAATTCCCTGGATGCATGTGAGGAAGCGGGAATTCTGCCTTATGTAAGGGTTGAAATAGAGGAGCTCGGAAGGGAACACTACAAGATAATCGTTGAGGACAACGGTCCTGGGATTCCGGAGAAGTTCATAACTCACGTTTTTGGAAAGATGCTTGCCGGTACAAAGGCTCACAGAAACATACAGAGCAGAGGTCAGCAGGGTATAGGCATCAGCGGTGCAGTGATGTTTGCTCAAATTACAAGCGGAAAGGCAACACGCGTAATAACTTCAACAGGTGGCGATGAGATAATTGAGGCATGGGTCAAGATTGATGTTGAAAAGAATGAGGGTAAAATCGTCAAGAAGATTAAGCATCCAAATCCAACAGGCTGGAGAGGAACGAGAATAGAGCTCGAAGTAAAAAACGTTAAGTATGTTCGCTCAAAGCAGGGTGTCTTCTGGTATCTCAAGCTCACTGCTATAGCGAATCCCCACGCTCACATCGAGTTGATTGAACCTGATGGGAAGCTTATTGTCTTTCCGCGCTCAAGTGAAGAGGTTCCAAAGCCTCCTGTAGAGATGAAGCCGCATCCAAGGGGAGTCATGACAGACGATGTCTACAGAATGGCAAAGAGAACGAGAAAAAACACCGTAAAAAGATTTTTGATTTCTGAGTTCTCAAGAATCAGCGATAGGAAGATAGATGAGCTCATCAAGTACATAGCCGCAATTAGGCTTATTAACAGCGAGGAAGACAAGAGAATAAAAGATGAGCTCTTTGAGAGATTAGCTAAGGGCGAGGTGGATTTAATTCTGAGGAGTTATGGTAGGAGAGCGAAGAAAGCCATCAGAGAGGTCCAAAAGCTTATGGACAAACCCCCAGAGAAGCTCACTTGGCATGAGGCTGAAGAAATAGTTGAAGCATTTAAGTACATTAAGTTCTTAGCACCACCAACCCACGGCTTGAGACCAATTGGTGAAGAAAACATCGTTAAAGGTCTCACGGGAATCCTCAAGCCAGAGTTTGTCACAGCAGTTACGAGACCCCCCAAAGTTTACCGCGGCGGTATTCCATTCCAAGTTGAAATTGGCCTGGCATACGGCGGTGAGCTTGAAAGCTCATTTAATCTGCTCAGATACGCCAACAGGGTTCCGCTATTATTCGATGCGGGCGCATGTGTAACAACAACAGCAGCGAGGAGCATAGACTGGAAGCGGTATAAGGTTGAGGATTTGGATAGAGCACCTCTAACACTTCTAATCAATGTCATCAGCGTCCACGTTCCTTACACCTCAACAGGGAAGCAGAGCATAGCCAATGAGGATGAAATTTATGAGGAAATTAGACTTGCCATAATGGAAGCTGCAAGAAGACTGCAGACATATTTAAGCGGCAAACACAGAAAGCTGTATCAGGTTAAGAGAAAGAAAACACTTCAGAAGTATGTTCCCGAAATAGCGAGAGCTTTAAGCATTTTAACAGGTGAGCCTGAGGAGAAAGTTAAGGAATACTTCATCAGTCTGATTGAGAGGAAGTTTGAAGCTGTTGAGGAGGCATTAGAACAGCCAGCGGAGGTTGAAGCAGATGCTGAAGCGTGA
- a CDS encoding DNA topoisomerase IV subunit A, giving the protein MLKREMPKERFAYDPQKVLRKLEELGKEILEEVKQGKNPYLDIPTRGLNNVYFDEVKRVIRMGNKLSRRYFLNVAHARKFMQTLLIAAYVKRLVSEGKHASLREAYYANKHTIPGTKENTFEDQSESDPVIEDLERMLGVLREEMHLTADRRGYVYGDITIRDGEDEFNTSKLGMGGWAVPGTVEHIQFVDINVDYALVVETAAMADRLIEEKFPKKERALIIATQGQASRGVRRLIHRLHYEEGLPIIVFTDGDPYGWYIYSTIKQGSINLAYLSEKLATPEAKFVGMTMDDIKKYGLENVTEKLKGIPPNKKGGPTGDYKRIIEEMNYPWFQTKEWQRQLKLALQWGVRIEQQALANKSLEFVAKKYLPEKIANEELLP; this is encoded by the coding sequence ATGCTGAAGCGTGAAATGCCGAAGGAACGCTTTGCATATGATCCGCAGAAAGTTCTCCGTAAATTGGAAGAGCTCGGAAAAGAAATCCTTGAAGAGGTTAAACAGGGAAAGAACCCTTACCTCGATATTCCAACAAGGGGACTTAACAACGTTTACTTTGATGAGGTCAAGAGAGTCATCAGGATGGGGAACAAGCTCTCAAGGAGATACTTTCTCAACGTAGCTCATGCGAGAAAGTTCATGCAGACCTTGCTGATAGCAGCTTACGTAAAGAGATTGGTGAGCGAAGGAAAGCATGCGAGCTTGAGAGAAGCCTACTATGCCAACAAGCACACAATCCCTGGGACTAAGGAAAACACATTTGAAGACCAGAGCGAGAGCGACCCAGTTATCGAAGACTTGGAGAGGATGCTTGGTGTTCTAAGAGAAGAAATGCACCTAACTGCTGACAGAAGAGGTTACGTTTATGGGGACATAACAATCAGAGATGGCGAAGACGAGTTCAACACCTCAAAGCTCGGTATGGGTGGCTGGGCTGTTCCAGGAACAGTTGAGCACATTCAGTTCGTGGACATAAACGTTGATTACGCTTTAGTTGTAGAGACAGCGGCTATGGCAGACCGTCTGATTGAAGAAAAGTTCCCAAAGAAGGAGAGAGCTTTGATCATTGCAACTCAGGGACAGGCTTCAAGAGGTGTGAGAAGATTAATCCACCGTCTGCACTATGAAGAAGGCTTGCCAATCATAGTCTTCACAGATGGAGACCCTTACGGTTGGTACATCTATTCAACAATAAAGCAGGGTTCAATTAACCTCGCCTACCTCAGCGAGAAGCTTGCAACGCCTGAGGCTAAGTTCGTTGGAATGACCATGGATGACATCAAGAAGTATGGCTTAGAGAACGTTACAGAAAAGCTCAAGGGAATTCCGCCAAATAAGAAAGGCGGCCCAACTGGAGATTACAAGAGGATCATCGAAGAAATGAACTATCCATGGTTCCAAACCAAGGAGTGGCAGAGACAATTAAAGCTTGCCTTACAGTGGGGAGTAAGAATTGAGCAGCAGGCTTTGGCTAACAAAAGCTTGGAGTTCGTTGCTAAGAAGTATCTGCCTGAAAAAATTGCGAACGAGGAGTTGCTGCCATGA
- a CDS encoding KH domain-containing protein — protein MRDEFDKLLKKYEYVDKEGERRSEFEESIDYESLGEQEEFVRIPKERIGVLIGKKGSTKKKIEEITKTKIEVDSETGEVFISSTEKTDDPLAVWKARDVVMAIGRGFSPERAFRLFNEGEVLEIINLSDIIIGNEKNALPRIRGRIIGRKGRTREIIEEMSGADISVYGKTVAIIGNPIQVEIAKTAIEKLAKGSPHGTVYKYLERRKKDLELEGGVYYGKG, from the coding sequence ATGAGAGATGAGTTTGATAAGCTGCTTAAAAAGTATGAGTATGTTGATAAAGAAGGGGAGAGAAGAAGTGAGTTTGAGGAGAGCATAGATTATGAATCCCTTGGCGAGCAGGAAGAATTTGTGAGGATCCCCAAAGAAAGAATTGGAGTTCTCATTGGAAAGAAGGGCTCAACCAAGAAGAAGATCGAGGAGATCACAAAGACAAAAATTGAGGTAGACAGCGAAACTGGTGAAGTCTTCATAAGTTCAACTGAAAAAACAGACGACCCATTAGCAGTATGGAAGGCAAGAGATGTTGTAATGGCTATTGGTAGGGGATTTTCGCCCGAGAGGGCTTTCCGACTGTTCAACGAGGGTGAAGTTCTTGAGATAATTAACTTAAGCGACATAATCATTGGAAACGAAAAGAATGCCCTGCCAAGAATCAGAGGGAGGATTATTGGTAGGAAAGGCAGGACAAGGGAGATCATTGAGGAAATGAGCGGTGCTGATATTAGTGTTTACGGTAAGACAGTTGCTATCATTGGGAACCCTATTCAAGTTGAGATTGCCAAAACGGCTATAGAAAAGCTGGCGAAGGGTTCCCCCCACGGAACGGTGTATAAGTATCTTGAAAGAAGAAAGAAGGATTTGGAACTTGAAGGAGGCGTTTATTATGGCAAAGGCTAA
- a CDS encoding DUF530 family protein: MTTTEELVAQVNKILDDIGIDMMGLFENLDIPVLVFYLNRNLEILREFEEELSRRVGETVPSVRGIDKKEKDPHIRWLYKKKHNRILALERLRSAIVAHKMALALISANYSFYLGNREIDPKTIRKHEEIKKIKAVKKPVALGRIDVLPHLAYSGDVLRLLGQESVEVREAFKLIKSKLREKGVVRKKSFRIEVEYWDKGRLRKTRLDIPTDADIESELRKRFGKRFRWRVLSYVKTKGVLINNHYTVDNLALAYAAFDPEKGPELLGLDLFRYYFLTSEKERESLGLYPDIKLCIDCHYSVFDLPFMKEKGFRTGFGSMMIIQKCEIEKMLSGKRSEISNIPNYLLGGAILYGVSPFDEKKVAELLELDLDRLVEAIRKLVLSGLHKSLFTNLEKFEKFMPKSDKAKRFLELLQG; encoded by the coding sequence ATGACGACCACTGAGGAGCTGGTCGCTCAGGTGAACAAAATTTTGGACGATATTGGAATTGATATGATGGGGTTATTTGAAAATCTCGACATTCCCGTTCTTGTTTTCTACCTTAACAGAAACCTTGAGATTCTGAGAGAGTTTGAAGAAGAGCTCTCAAGAAGGGTTGGAGAAACCGTACCTTCAGTTAGAGGGATAGATAAGAAGGAGAAGGATCCCCACATAAGATGGTTATATAAGAAGAAGCACAACAGAATTCTGGCTCTTGAGAGGCTGAGAAGTGCAATAGTAGCACACAAAATGGCATTGGCTTTAATTTCAGCGAACTATTCGTTTTACCTTGGAAACCGGGAGATTGACCCAAAAACAATTAGGAAACATGAAGAGATCAAAAAGATAAAGGCAGTTAAAAAACCAGTGGCCCTCGGAAGAATTGATGTGCTGCCTCACTTAGCATATTCTGGAGATGTTTTGAGGCTTCTTGGGCAGGAGAGTGTAGAAGTTAGAGAGGCATTTAAGCTCATAAAATCAAAGCTGAGAGAAAAAGGGGTTGTAAGGAAGAAGAGCTTCAGAATTGAGGTGGAGTATTGGGATAAGGGCAGGTTGAGAAAGACAAGGCTTGATATTCCTACGGATGCGGATATAGAAAGTGAGCTCAGAAAAAGGTTTGGAAAACGCTTCCGCTGGAGGGTTTTAAGTTATGTGAAAACGAAAGGCGTCCTTATCAACAACCACTATACTGTTGATAATCTGGCTCTTGCTTATGCGGCATTCGACCCTGAAAAGGGGCCAGAGCTTTTGGGGCTTGACCTCTTCAGGTATTACTTTTTAACTTCAGAAAAAGAGAGGGAAAGCCTTGGATTGTATCCTGACATAAAGCTCTGCATTGACTGTCATTATTCAGTCTTTGACCTGCCGTTTATGAAAGAAAAGGGTTTTCGGACAGGATTCGGGAGCATGATGATAATTCAGAAGTGCGAAATTGAAAAGATGCTCAGCGGAAAGAGAAGCGAGATCTCAAACATACCGAACTACCTGCTTGGTGGGGCAATACTGTATGGTGTAAGCCCATTTGATGAGAAAAAAGTTGCAGAGCTCCTCGAATTGGATTTGGATAGGCTTGTTGAGGCTATCAGAAAGCTTGTCCTTTCTGGTCTTCATAAGTCTCTCTTTACTAACTTAGAGAAGTTTGAGAAGTTTATGCCAAAGAGCGATAAAGCAAAGAGGTTTTTGGAGCTTCTCCAGGGGTGA